The Aggregicoccus sp. 17bor-14 genome includes a region encoding these proteins:
- a CDS encoding FdhF/YdeP family oxidoreductase, with amino-acid sequence MSQDDRAPAPRPSNAPAAPPEPGPTNALQVQPPSALLAPQVLAEPPVETEGLRVGPAPQAAGGMPAIVSTMRHALGKMGAVRTFQTLSRLNQKGGFDCQSCAWPDPDGERDLASFCENGAKAVADEAMTARIGPEFFRRYSVQQLSEQSDHWLNRQGRLTHPMLLREGGTHYEPVSWDEAFALVARELNALASPDEALFYTSGRTSNEAAFLYQLFVRQLGTNNLPDCSNMCHESSGQALNEVIGIGKGTVTLEDFAKTDLVIVVGQNPGTNHPRMLTTLQEAKRRGAKLLTINPLPEAGLQRFKHPQEVFDTLVGKGTQLTDQLLQIRINGDMAVLQGIMKELLDEEAKRPGEVLDHAFIREHTTNFEALAASLREVSWELIVEQSGVSRAEIRAAAELVLQARTFIICWAMGLTQHKNAVATIQELVNLCLLRGSIGKPGAGLCPVRGHSNVQGDRTVGIWERPKEPFLAALDREFGFTSPRKHGLDVVAAIRAMHAGEAKVFFAMGGNFLSATPDTHYTAEALRRTRLTVQVSTKLNRSHLVHGRQALILPCLGRSEVDLQAGGAQFVSCENSMGVVQSSEGKLEPASEHLLSEPAIVARLARATLGERSRVDWEGMAADYDRIRDAISRVIPGFEDYNARVRRPGGFYLPNAPRENRYPTATGKANFTVHQFPRHQLAPGQLVLMTIRTHDQFNTTIYGLDDRYRGIYNGRRVILMHPEDVRALGLREGQFVDLTSHFEGERRTALRFAVVPFAIARGCAASYFPETNVLVPIGSTAERSHTPTSKYVVITLAPSEAPQAGRLTEGTREPARV; translated from the coding sequence ATGAGCCAGGACGATCGCGCTCCTGCCCCCCGCCCCTCGAACGCGCCCGCGGCGCCGCCCGAGCCGGGTCCCACGAACGCGCTTCAGGTGCAGCCTCCGAGCGCACTGCTCGCCCCCCAGGTGCTCGCCGAGCCGCCGGTGGAGACCGAGGGGCTGCGGGTGGGCCCCGCGCCGCAGGCGGCCGGTGGGATGCCCGCGATCGTGAGCACGATGCGGCATGCGCTGGGGAAGATGGGCGCGGTGCGCACCTTCCAGACGCTGAGCCGGCTCAACCAGAAGGGCGGCTTCGACTGCCAGAGCTGCGCGTGGCCCGACCCGGACGGCGAGCGCGACCTCGCCTCCTTCTGTGAGAACGGCGCGAAGGCGGTGGCCGACGAGGCGATGACGGCGCGCATCGGACCCGAGTTCTTCCGCCGCTACAGCGTGCAGCAGCTGAGCGAGCAGTCCGACCACTGGCTCAACCGCCAGGGCCGGCTCACGCACCCGATGCTGCTGCGAGAAGGCGGCACGCACTACGAGCCGGTGAGCTGGGACGAGGCCTTCGCCCTCGTGGCGCGCGAGCTCAACGCGCTCGCGAGCCCGGACGAGGCGCTGTTCTACACCTCCGGGCGCACGAGCAACGAGGCCGCGTTCCTCTACCAGCTCTTCGTGCGGCAGCTGGGGACGAACAACCTGCCGGACTGCTCGAACATGTGCCACGAGTCGAGCGGGCAGGCGCTCAACGAGGTCATCGGCATCGGCAAGGGCACCGTCACGCTCGAGGACTTCGCGAAGACGGACCTGGTCATCGTGGTGGGGCAGAACCCGGGCACCAACCACCCGCGCATGCTCACCACGCTGCAGGAGGCCAAGCGCCGCGGCGCGAAGCTGCTCACCATCAACCCGCTGCCCGAGGCCGGGCTGCAGCGCTTCAAGCACCCACAGGAGGTGTTCGACACGCTGGTGGGCAAGGGCACCCAGCTCACGGACCAGCTGCTGCAGATCCGCATCAACGGCGACATGGCGGTGCTGCAGGGCATCATGAAGGAGCTGCTGGACGAGGAGGCGAAGCGGCCCGGCGAGGTGCTGGACCACGCCTTCATCCGCGAGCACACCACGAACTTCGAGGCGCTCGCGGCCTCGCTGCGGGAGGTGAGCTGGGAGCTCATCGTCGAGCAGTCGGGCGTGAGCCGCGCGGAGATCCGCGCCGCGGCGGAGCTGGTGCTGCAGGCGCGCACCTTCATCATCTGCTGGGCCATGGGGCTCACCCAGCACAAGAACGCGGTGGCCACCATCCAGGAGCTGGTGAACCTGTGCCTCCTGCGCGGGAGCATCGGCAAGCCCGGCGCGGGGCTGTGCCCGGTGCGCGGCCACAGCAACGTGCAGGGCGACCGCACGGTGGGCATCTGGGAGCGCCCGAAGGAGCCCTTCCTCGCGGCGCTGGACCGTGAGTTCGGCTTCACCTCGCCGCGCAAGCACGGCCTGGACGTGGTGGCCGCCATCCGCGCGATGCACGCGGGCGAGGCGAAGGTGTTCTTCGCCATGGGCGGCAACTTCCTCTCCGCCACCCCGGACACGCACTACACCGCCGAGGCGCTGCGCCGCACGCGGCTCACCGTGCAGGTGTCCACCAAGCTCAACCGCTCGCACCTGGTGCACGGGCGCCAGGCGCTCATCCTCCCGTGCCTCGGCCGCAGCGAGGTCGATCTCCAGGCGGGTGGGGCGCAGTTCGTGAGCTGCGAGAACTCGATGGGCGTGGTGCAGTCGTCGGAAGGAAAGCTCGAGCCCGCGAGCGAGCACCTGCTGAGCGAGCCCGCCATCGTGGCCCGGCTCGCGCGCGCCACGCTGGGCGAGCGCTCGCGCGTGGACTGGGAGGGGATGGCGGCGGACTACGATCGCATCCGCGACGCCATCTCGCGCGTCATCCCCGGCTTCGAGGACTACAACGCCCGCGTGCGCAGGCCCGGCGGCTTCTACCTGCCCAACGCCCCGCGCGAGAACCGCTATCCCACTGCCACGGGGAAGGCGAACTTCACCGTGCACCAGTTCCCGCGCCACCAGCTCGCGCCCGGGCAGCTGGTGCTGATGACCATCCGCACGCACGACCAGTTCAACACCACCATCTACGGCCTCGATGACCGCTACCGCGGCATCTACAACGGCCGGCGCGTCATCCTCATGCACCCCGAGGACGTGCGCGCGCTGGGCTTGCGCGAGGGCCAGTTCGTGGACCTCACCAGCCACTTCGAGGGCGAGCGGCGCACGGCGCTGCGCTTCGCGGTGGTGCCCTTCGCCATCGCGCGCGGGTGCGCCGCGAGCTACTTCCCCGAGACCAACGTGCTGGTGCCCATCGGCAGCACCGCCGAGCGCAGCCACACGCCCACCTCGAAGTACGTGGTCATCACCCTCGCACCCTCCGAGGCCCCGCAAGCGGGGCGGCTCACCGAGGGTACGAGAGAGCCCGCACGCGTCTGA
- a CDS encoding helix-turn-helix domain-containing protein yields MQRHCQHLCERFQLAMELLARPWNGLIVATLEEGPLRFGELAERVEGIGDRMLSSRLKELEAGGVLVREVEPGPPVRVRYRLTPAGEGFRAVLDSISRWGEQLEQGRRSAGGASARAPRRARAAAGARAARQP; encoded by the coding sequence ATGCAGCGACACTGTCAGCACCTGTGCGAGCGCTTCCAGCTGGCGATGGAGCTGCTCGCGCGGCCCTGGAACGGCCTCATCGTAGCGACGCTCGAGGAGGGCCCGCTGCGCTTCGGCGAGCTCGCCGAGCGCGTGGAGGGCATCGGCGACCGGATGCTCTCGTCCCGGCTGAAGGAGCTGGAGGCGGGCGGGGTGCTGGTGCGCGAGGTGGAGCCCGGCCCGCCGGTGCGCGTGCGCTACCGGCTCACGCCCGCCGGCGAGGGCTTCCGGGCGGTGCTCGACTCCATCAGCCGCTGGGGCGAGCAGCTCGAGCAGGGCCGGCGCAGCGCCGGAGGCGCCTCCGCGCGTGCGCCGCGGCGGGCCCGCGCCGCAGCGGGCGCCCGCGCGGCGCGCCAGCCCTGA
- a CDS encoding alkene reductase, producing MSRAPLFQPYTLGPLTLQNRFVMAPMTRTRAPERIPTPLMAEYYRQRASAGLIVTEATQVTEVGAGGMRTPGLHTPAQVAGWRGVTQAAHAGGAKVFVQLWHAGRAHHPSWNARNEQPVAPSAIAVQGPTYTPTGVQPHVTPRALEVSELPGIVAQFVHSARLALEAGFDGVELHAANGYLLDQFLRDSANRRTDAYGGSVENRARLLLEVTDAVAAAIGRERVGVRVSPTGTYQDMKDSDPVALFTYVARELSKRQVAYLHVSEPVAGPAAVPGPRVTPALREAFRGTLILSGGYTGESANAALERGEGDLVAFGVPFLANPDLPERLASGAALNAPDFQTFYTPDAKGYTDYPALGAQAA from the coding sequence ATGTCCCGCGCTCCCCTCTTCCAGCCCTACACGCTCGGGCCCCTCACGCTGCAGAACCGCTTCGTGATGGCCCCGATGACCCGCACCCGCGCCCCCGAGCGCATCCCCACTCCGCTCATGGCCGAGTACTACCGGCAGCGTGCCTCCGCGGGCCTCATCGTCACCGAGGCCACCCAGGTGACCGAGGTGGGCGCGGGCGGCATGCGCACCCCCGGCCTGCACACCCCGGCGCAGGTGGCCGGCTGGCGCGGCGTGACGCAGGCAGCGCACGCGGGCGGCGCGAAGGTGTTCGTGCAGCTGTGGCACGCCGGAAGGGCGCACCACCCCAGCTGGAACGCGCGCAACGAGCAGCCGGTCGCCCCCTCGGCCATCGCCGTCCAGGGGCCGACCTACACGCCCACCGGCGTTCAGCCGCACGTGACGCCGCGCGCGCTCGAGGTCTCGGAGCTGCCCGGCATCGTCGCGCAGTTCGTGCACTCGGCGCGGCTCGCGCTGGAAGCGGGCTTCGACGGCGTGGAGCTGCACGCGGCGAACGGCTACCTGCTGGACCAGTTCCTGCGCGACAGCGCCAACCGCCGCACGGATGCGTACGGAGGCAGCGTGGAGAACCGGGCGCGCCTGCTGCTCGAGGTGACGGACGCGGTGGCCGCGGCGATCGGCCGCGAGCGCGTAGGCGTGCGCGTGAGCCCCACGGGCACCTACCAGGACATGAAGGACTCGGACCCCGTGGCGCTCTTCACCTACGTCGCCCGCGAGCTCTCGAAGCGCCAGGTGGCCTACCTGCACGTGAGCGAGCCCGTCGCAGGCCCCGCCGCAGTCCCGGGCCCCCGCGTGACGCCCGCGCTGCGCGAGGCCTTCCGGGGCACGCTCATCCTCTCCGGCGGCTACACCGGCGAGAGCGCGAACGCGGCGCTCGAGCGCGGCGAGGGTGACCTGGTGGCCTTCGGCGTCCCCTTCCTCGCGAACCCGGACCTGCCCGAGCGCCTCGCGAGCGGCGCGGCCCTCAACGCGCCCGACTTCCAGACCTTCTACACGCCGGACGCGAAGGGCTACACGGACTACCCGGCCCTGGGTGCCCAGGCCGCGTAG
- a CDS encoding DEAD/DEAH box helicase, whose protein sequence is MSAFSQLLEAVRAEAKPGIWSNGVNLARAGAVAVQAQSEKEIELRVRASGRPVPLTVILYPGDDAWECNCPSRVDPCEHVVAAAISLQQAEKEEAPLTPAANRWGRVVYDFKRVDGGLQLQRLIAHADGRHEPLEGSLAAVLARPAQAATMQLEQHDLVIDKLLEKQLRGPIPPERLAALLQLLQPARNVQLEGKPVAVASEPVNPKAVVEDRGEQWAVRLTRDPDVTEVLAPGVALVGDSLAMLGATDLSGPWLQHLPLTRTYGANQLGELSSKVLPELARRLRVEVRSKRLPPIDRELRPRILLELTQLDAGLSLLPTLVYGAPPSVRIDGGRMTYLRGAVPLRDEAAEQRLVHQLRDELNLVPGKRVTVQGTEMVRWADKLRRWGGGLAGDAAGIVSPHVKLQPSLQLESALGAGGVPEVRFKLEFQATGAEGGAQSVDAEAVVRAWREGLGLVPLVGGGWAPLPQAWLDKHGERVAALLASRGADGKLANHALPELSALCETLEQPPPPGFERLAPLVEGFERLPPPTLPADLTATLRAYQQQGVSWLQFLRGAGLGGILADDMGLGKTLQTICALGPVTLVVCPTSVLPNWAAELARFRPSLKVSVYHGPERELDPAADVTLTTYAILRLDQAALGARTWETLVLDEAQAIKNPDSQAARAAFAMKARFRLALSGTPLENRLEELWSIMHFTNPGLLGGRRDFEERIARPITDGQPDAAARLRKRIRPFVLRRLKRDVAPELPPRSESVLHVSLDERERSVYDAVLAATRKEVVALLQEGGSILKALEALLRLRQAACHPALVPGQQANTSSKVQTLLDRLGTAAADGHKALVFSQWTSLLDLLEPALTQASIPFERLDGATQNRGEVTARFQSAEGPPVMLISLKAGGTGLNLTAADHVFLMDPWWNPAVEAQAADRAHRIGQERPVMVYRLVAQGTVEERILGLQEKKRALFESALSEASAGASITRDDLLALFA, encoded by the coding sequence ATGTCCGCGTTCTCCCAGCTCCTGGAAGCGGTGCGCGCCGAGGCCAAGCCCGGCATCTGGTCCAACGGCGTCAACCTCGCGCGCGCGGGCGCCGTCGCCGTGCAGGCGCAGAGCGAGAAGGAGATCGAGCTGCGCGTGCGCGCCTCCGGGCGCCCCGTGCCCCTCACCGTCATCCTCTACCCGGGGGACGACGCGTGGGAGTGCAACTGCCCGAGCCGCGTGGACCCCTGCGAGCACGTGGTCGCGGCCGCCATCTCGCTGCAGCAGGCGGAGAAGGAGGAGGCCCCGCTCACCCCGGCGGCGAACCGCTGGGGCCGCGTGGTCTACGACTTCAAGCGCGTGGACGGAGGCCTCCAGCTGCAGCGGCTGATCGCGCACGCGGACGGCCGCCACGAGCCCCTGGAGGGAAGCCTCGCCGCGGTGCTCGCGCGGCCCGCGCAGGCCGCCACGATGCAGCTCGAGCAGCACGATCTCGTCATCGACAAGCTGCTCGAGAAGCAGCTGCGCGGGCCCATCCCGCCCGAGCGCCTCGCGGCCCTGCTGCAGCTCTTGCAGCCCGCGCGCAACGTGCAGCTGGAGGGCAAGCCGGTCGCGGTCGCGAGCGAGCCGGTGAACCCGAAGGCCGTGGTGGAGGACCGCGGCGAGCAGTGGGCCGTGCGCCTCACCCGCGACCCGGACGTCACCGAGGTGCTCGCTCCGGGCGTGGCGCTGGTGGGCGACTCGCTCGCCATGCTCGGCGCCACGGACCTGAGCGGGCCCTGGCTGCAGCACCTGCCGCTCACGCGCACCTACGGCGCGAACCAGCTCGGCGAGCTGAGCTCGAAGGTGCTCCCCGAGCTCGCGCGCCGCCTGCGCGTCGAGGTGCGCAGCAAGCGCCTGCCGCCCATCGACCGCGAGCTGCGGCCGCGCATCCTGCTCGAGCTCACGCAGCTGGACGCGGGGCTCTCGCTCCTGCCCACGCTGGTCTACGGCGCGCCGCCCTCGGTGCGCATCGACGGCGGGCGGATGACCTACCTGCGCGGCGCCGTCCCCTTGCGCGACGAGGCCGCCGAGCAGCGGCTCGTGCACCAGCTGCGCGACGAGCTCAACCTCGTCCCCGGCAAGCGCGTCACCGTGCAGGGCACCGAGATGGTGCGCTGGGCGGACAAGCTGCGGCGCTGGGGCGGTGGGCTCGCGGGAGACGCGGCGGGCATCGTGAGCCCCCACGTGAAGCTGCAGCCCTCGCTGCAGCTCGAGTCCGCGCTGGGCGCGGGCGGCGTGCCCGAGGTGCGCTTCAAGCTCGAGTTCCAGGCCACCGGCGCCGAGGGCGGCGCCCAGAGCGTGGACGCGGAGGCCGTGGTGCGCGCCTGGCGCGAGGGGCTGGGGCTCGTCCCGCTGGTGGGCGGCGGCTGGGCGCCTCTGCCCCAGGCCTGGCTGGACAAGCACGGCGAGCGCGTCGCCGCCCTGCTCGCCTCGCGAGGCGCGGACGGCAAGCTCGCGAACCACGCGCTGCCCGAGCTCAGCGCGCTGTGCGAGACGCTGGAGCAGCCGCCCCCGCCGGGCTTCGAGCGGCTCGCGCCACTGGTCGAGGGCTTCGAGCGGCTTCCGCCCCCCACCCTCCCCGCGGATCTCACCGCCACCCTGCGCGCCTACCAGCAGCAGGGCGTGAGCTGGCTGCAGTTCCTCCGGGGCGCGGGGCTGGGCGGCATCCTCGCGGACGACATGGGCCTGGGAAAGACGCTGCAGACGATCTGCGCGCTCGGCCCCGTCACGCTCGTGGTGTGCCCCACCAGCGTGCTGCCCAACTGGGCCGCGGAGCTCGCGCGCTTCCGCCCCTCGCTCAAGGTGTCCGTCTACCACGGCCCGGAGCGCGAGCTGGACCCCGCCGCGGACGTCACCCTCACCACCTACGCCATCCTGCGCCTGGACCAGGCGGCGCTCGGCGCGCGCACCTGGGAGACGCTGGTGCTGGACGAGGCCCAGGCCATCAAGAACCCCGACAGCCAGGCGGCCCGCGCGGCCTTCGCGATGAAGGCGCGCTTCCGGCTCGCGCTGAGCGGCACGCCGCTGGAGAACCGGCTCGAGGAGCTGTGGAGCATCATGCACTTCACGAACCCCGGCCTGCTCGGGGGGCGCCGCGACTTCGAGGAGCGCATCGCGCGGCCCATCACGGACGGGCAGCCCGACGCTGCGGCCCGCCTTCGCAAGCGCATCCGCCCCTTCGTGCTGCGCCGCCTCAAGCGCGACGTGGCGCCGGAGCTTCCGCCGCGCAGCGAGTCCGTGCTCCACGTCTCGCTGGATGAGCGCGAGCGCAGCGTCTACGACGCCGTGCTCGCCGCCACGCGCAAGGAGGTGGTGGCGCTGCTGCAGGAGGGAGGCAGCATCCTCAAGGCGCTCGAGGCCCTGCTGCGCCTGCGCCAGGCGGCCTGCCACCCCGCGCTGGTCCCCGGCCAGCAGGCGAACACCTCGTCCAAGGTGCAGACGCTGCTGGACCGGCTCGGCACCGCCGCGGCGGATGGGCACAAGGCGCTCGTCTTCTCGCAGTGGACCTCGCTGCTGGACCTGCTGGAGCCGGCGCTCACCCAGGCCTCCATCCCCTTCGAGCGCCTGGATGGCGCCACGCAGAACCGCGGCGAGGTGACGGCGCGCTTCCAGTCCGCGGAAGGGCCTCCGGTCATGCTCATCAGCCTCAAGGCAGGCGGCACCGGCCTCAACCTCACCGCCGCCGATCACGTATTCCTCATGGACCCCTGGTGGAATCCCGCCGTCGAGGCGCAGGCCGCCGACCGCGCGCACCGCATCGGGCAGGAGCGGCCCGTGATGGTGTACCGGCTCGTGGCCCAGGGCACCGTGGAGGAGCGCATCCTCGGGCTGCAGGAGAAGAAGCGGGCCCTCTTCGAGTCGGCGCTGAGCGAGGCCTCGGCCGGAGCCTCCATCACCCGCGACGATCTGCTCGCGCTCTTCGCCTGA
- a CDS encoding biopolymer transporter ExbD: MAISVGNGRGGAKSEINVTPLVDVVLVLLIIFMVVTPQLQPGKDVKLPQASGAREGAPPPPALVVSITQAGEVFVDAASRPAGAALPQQLTQALREQPGRRLVLRGDRSLTYGEVRRVMQESRAAGARGVALAVEPGKAEGAR, encoded by the coding sequence ATGGCCATCTCGGTGGGCAACGGCAGAGGCGGAGCGAAGAGCGAGATCAACGTCACACCGCTGGTGGACGTGGTGCTGGTGCTGCTCATCATCTTCATGGTGGTGACGCCGCAGCTGCAGCCGGGCAAGGACGTGAAGCTGCCGCAGGCCTCGGGGGCGCGCGAGGGCGCGCCGCCTCCTCCCGCGCTCGTGGTCTCCATCACGCAGGCGGGCGAGGTGTTCGTCGACGCCGCCTCGCGGCCCGCGGGCGCGGCGCTGCCGCAGCAGCTCACCCAGGCGCTGCGCGAGCAGCCGGGACGCAGGCTGGTCCTGCGCGGAGACCGCAGCCTCACCTACGGCGAGGTGCGCCGCGTGATGCAGGAGAGTCGCGCCGCCGGCGCACGCGGGGTGGCGCTCGCCGTGGAGCCGGGCAAGGCGGAGGGCGCGCGATGA
- a CDS encoding biopolymer transporter ExbD — protein sequence MRPPKQRRTLLTPQGRANADINVTPLVDVVLVLLIIFMVVTPLAQAELPLALPKTAIEESGASSSSQLLVSLDAAGQLRVAGAPVPADDLTGHLRQALAQRRPGERQVFFEAADGANYATVVAALDAVRDAGAESLEVVTEAQGSVPH from the coding sequence ATGAGGCCCCCGAAGCAGCGCCGCACCCTCCTCACGCCGCAGGGGCGCGCGAACGCGGACATCAACGTGACGCCCCTGGTGGACGTCGTGCTCGTGCTGCTCATCATCTTCATGGTGGTGACGCCGCTCGCGCAGGCGGAGCTGCCCCTCGCTCTTCCCAAGACGGCCATCGAGGAGTCCGGTGCATCCAGCAGCTCGCAGCTGCTGGTGAGCCTCGACGCGGCGGGGCAGCTGCGCGTGGCCGGCGCCCCCGTGCCCGCGGACGACCTCACCGGGCACCTGCGGCAGGCGCTCGCGCAGCGGCGGCCGGGCGAGCGGCAGGTCTTCTTCGAAGCTGCGGACGGCGCCAACTACGCCACCGTCGTGGCCGCGCTGGACGCCGTCCGGGACGCGGGCGCGGAGTCGCTGGAGGTGGTGACGGAAGCGCAGGGCTCGGTCCCCCATTGA
- a CDS encoding sensor histidine kinase, translating into MSPDAAKSAPQGPPTPTPSARLASAHRPFARAVGMGLALLAAIAIIGPLISYRSDVSASRVQMQARLARESALYADALSLHVSLLQAELERVAQQPEVNLRDDTAAPEELLLRIAHQGSSLFTGGVALLDLQGQVIRSEPHGLFAANTALQRSPWFQRVLATRGSTVDVFSAGEETLAVAVPVRNEGVLLGLVQASHRLVPQLHDEGESLAVLGPTGNVLFPSSAPAWVRQGGMLERVQALAAGGEGEQWELAGTPVFAAANAVRGTPLWLLMIADQHAAIAPLRGRMRLQLLFIAVLQVATLLLFALSLRRIYRGFLAFEARVTQSEKLAALGTASSLIAHEVKNSLNGLGAAVSMLELGGDAATSVKTLRGQTNRLGHLARSLLAFGKPPVVHRVPVQLERVAQEAVDGLAALPERSEVQVTVHSAGPLRVQADPLMLVTAIDNLVRNAIEAAVGAKDLGRVSAPWVRVSAERDGRWGQVRVEDNAGGPPPGFEERLFEPFVTSKPKGIGLGLSMAHQALVDMGGKLAFERTAAGSCFTVRLELEP; encoded by the coding sequence ATGAGCCCGGACGCCGCGAAGAGCGCACCGCAGGGTCCTCCCACCCCCACCCCGAGCGCACGCCTCGCGAGCGCCCACCGGCCCTTTGCCCGCGCGGTGGGCATGGGGCTCGCGCTGCTCGCGGCCATCGCAATCATCGGCCCTCTCATCTCCTACCGCAGCGACGTCAGCGCGAGCCGCGTGCAGATGCAGGCGCGGCTCGCCCGGGAGTCGGCGCTGTACGCGGACGCCCTCTCCCTGCACGTCTCGCTGCTGCAGGCCGAGCTGGAGCGCGTGGCCCAGCAGCCCGAGGTCAACCTGCGCGACGACACGGCCGCGCCGGAGGAGCTGCTCTTGCGCATCGCGCACCAGGGCTCCTCGCTCTTCACCGGCGGCGTGGCGCTGCTGGACCTCCAGGGACAGGTGATCCGCAGCGAGCCGCACGGCCTCTTCGCGGCGAACACCGCGCTGCAGCGCTCGCCGTGGTTCCAGCGGGTGCTGGCCACCCGAGGCTCCACCGTGGACGTCTTCTCCGCGGGCGAGGAGACGCTGGCCGTGGCGGTGCCCGTGCGCAACGAGGGCGTGCTGCTGGGGCTGGTCCAGGCCTCCCACCGGCTCGTCCCCCAGCTGCACGACGAGGGCGAGTCGCTCGCGGTGCTGGGCCCCACGGGCAACGTCCTCTTCCCCAGCAGCGCGCCCGCATGGGTGCGCCAGGGCGGGATGCTCGAGCGCGTGCAGGCGCTCGCGGCCGGCGGTGAGGGCGAGCAGTGGGAGCTCGCGGGAACGCCCGTCTTCGCGGCAGCCAACGCCGTGCGGGGCACGCCCCTGTGGCTGCTGATGATCGCGGACCAGCACGCCGCCATCGCCCCGCTGCGCGGCCGCATGCGCCTGCAGCTGCTCTTCATCGCGGTGCTCCAGGTGGCGACCCTGCTGCTCTTTGCGCTCTCGCTGCGCCGCATCTACCGCGGCTTCCTCGCCTTCGAGGCGCGGGTGACCCAGAGCGAGAAGCTCGCGGCCCTGGGCACCGCGTCCTCGCTGATCGCGCACGAGGTGAAGAACTCGCTCAACGGGCTCGGGGCCGCCGTGTCGATGCTCGAGCTGGGCGGGGACGCGGCGACCTCGGTCAAGACGCTGCGGGGCCAGACCAACCGCCTCGGCCACCTCGCGCGCTCGCTGCTCGCCTTCGGAAAGCCTCCGGTGGTGCACCGCGTGCCGGTGCAACTGGAGCGCGTCGCGCAGGAGGCGGTGGACGGGCTCGCCGCGCTCCCGGAGCGCAGCGAGGTGCAGGTGACGGTGCACTCCGCGGGCCCGCTGCGCGTGCAGGCCGACCCGCTGATGCTGGTCACGGCGATCGACAACCTGGTGCGCAACGCCATCGAGGCGGCCGTGGGCGCCAAGGACCTGGGCCGCGTCAGCGCCCCCTGGGTGCGCGTGAGCGCGGAGCGCGATGGCCGCTGGGGGCAGGTCCGGGTGGAGGACAACGCCGGCGGCCCGCCACCCGGCTTCGAGGAGCGGCTCTTCGAGCCCTTCGTCACCTCCAAGCCCAAGGGCATCGGCCTCGGGCTCTCCATGGCCCACCAGGCGCTGGTCGACATGGGCGGCAAGCTCGCCTTCGAGCGCACCGCGGCCGGAAGCTGCTTCACCGTGAGACTCGAGCTCGAGCCATGA